From a single Apium graveolens cultivar Ventura chromosome 2, ASM990537v1, whole genome shotgun sequence genomic region:
- the LOC141695545 gene encoding putative mitochondrial protein AtMg00820, translating to MQDELNEFERNKVWALVPRPKGKLVIGTKWVFRNKTDSECIVTRNKARLVTKGYSQKESIDYDETIASVVRLEAIKFFLASVAHMKFKVFQMDVKRAFLNGELDAEFYV from the coding sequence ATGCAGGAtgagcttaatgaatttgaaaggaacaaagtctgggCATTAGTACCAAGACCAAAAGGTAAATTAGTAATTGGTActaaatgggtgttcagaaataagaCTGACAGTGAGTGCAttgttacaagaaataaagcaaggttggttacaaagGGTTATTCTCAAAAAGAaagcattgactatgatgagactaTTGCTTCAGTTGTAAGACTTGAGGCCATCAAATTTTTTTTGGCTTCTGTTGCTCACATGAAATTCAAGGtattccaaatggatgtaaagagagCATTTCTAAATGGTGAACTTGATGCGGAATTTTATGTTTAA